AATGATGACTTGGGGAATTACTCTGCGGCTGTAAGGTTTCCATGACAATGGCACCTTCCAGGCGCTCCAGCAGcggctggccccagccccggtgctCGCCCCCAGCTTCTCCCCGTGGGCCAGGGATCGGGGAAAGGAGCCCAAGGAGCCAGGTGAGGATGTTTAaactggggcagggcagggagccagCCCTGGTGGTGGAGGTAGCCCAAAAGGGCAGGGTGAAAGGAGGTGGTGGGGTTTTATTTTGGGTAGTCCGTGAGCAGGGGGGTGCAGAGCCTCTGCGgggttgtgctgggggccccagcagcgtcgcctgcagcccctggcagcgtgcccccccccgacaACAGGTCCTGAAAAACCCATGGGGGTAATAGGGCTGAGCCCCCTGTTAACACCCCACAGCCCGATTGCAGTGCATGGGGCAGGGATTtaggggctcggggctgccccagcccccccggccctttTCTGAGCCCTCGGGCTGAGCTGATCCGCCCAGCCCAGCGGCCACCAACAAACCAGCGCCTTCCAAAGCTGTGTAAAGAACCAGGCATTTATTGCCTCACGCCAGCACCTCGAGGCTGCTGGCCTCGcctctctccctgctggcccCTTGCAGCCGGAGGGGACCATGGGGCAAAGCACCCTACTAAGCTCCCCCCGAACGACTGCTGCATCTCCCTGCGCCCTCCGATGTCCAAATCCAGGTGGAAACACTTCTCCTGAGCCAGGCACCCACGCAGAGCAAACCCAGCTCCCTCCTAGCCCAGGCTCATCCCCACATCCCTGCTGGGCACGGTGTGGCTCACATGCCGGCCGCCAGGCACCGtcagggcacctggggggggaaATATGGGGAGAAAGGCTCaggggggcagagcagggagggccAGGGAGAAGCAGGGGCCAGGGGATGGAGAACAAACCCCAAGCCCCCGTGCAGTCCCTGACCCAAGCCCTGCGGGGCAGCCCAGGGCTCCCCCCGCTGGGTTTTCAGTACTGCCACCCCCAGCCTTGCTGGGCGACCCCTTCTGTGTGGTTTCagttctctgaagaaaaaaacaaaaccatactGCTTTCCCCCGGAATGGTACAAAAAGGAGAAGTTCCAAATTTTATGGATAGGAAAACTGAGGCACAATGGAAGAAAACGAcgtgcccgcagccccctgggGCCAACCAAAgacctgccccccccagccccaccgcaaACACCTGCCAGACCACGCAGCTCAGCCCGCAGTtgggttgttttggtttttcctttttttcttttaattagtcATGTCAAACTACCGGCTGCCAGGTCTgtctcagagaaaacaaaaggcacacccgaaaataaagtaaaagtcTAAAtacctgagaaaaaaaaaaaacaaacaaactccaGATCAGGAAAGCGATTTCTTGAGACACTGTTTGGAGTTTTATTGGCAACAAGGCTCTGCCTTCCACATGCTTGGCCCCGGCCTCACGGCCCGCTGCCTCATCGCACCGGGCACCCCCCCGTCCTGCCCCAACAAACCCCACTGGGGTCCGGACCTGCCCCCTGCACCCTCCTGCATCCAACCCCggcaggacagggacaggacccACCCGCGGAAGAAACCAGCCCAATAAAACATTCACGATTGGTTTCCGTTAAGAACCGAGGGAGGTGAGGCCAGCCCCGGATGCGTCCACTCCCTGGGGAGTGCCGGGGGCAGCCAGCGCCGGATCCGGGACCGTTTGTGCCCAGGAGAGCCCCCGGCGGCACTGGCACCGCTGTGCCCTGCGGTGCCGGGACCGGGCACCGTACCCTGTATCTCCTCACCCtgctctcccccagctccccctggGAGCTCCCCTTGCCTttaaacccccaaatcccctttgcGCGGGAAGCCTTGAGATATATCGACCGCACAACTCCCTGACAAACTCAGCACCCAAAAAATACAGCTTGGGCTCCCCCTTCAGCTCCAAGGGGGGGTCCAAAGCCCTACGACGCCGTACCCAGGCAGCCTTCACAGCTGTGGAGAGGATGGGAAGAACAAGGGATGCAtgttataaatataaaatcatatCTGCTACAAACAGAAGACTTATATTGTACATCTTTGACCCATATACACAAGAACACAATATACACAGAACGCCTTGGAGGAGCGGGGGCTTTGCAGGGGGCGTTGAGGAGGCCCCCGCACCCCCCACGCCAGGAGGGGCTGTACCGACGGCACGTCGGTCGCAGAAGGTCTCGGCGAGCCGACGAGCATCATTCGAAGCACGTGTGGGTGGAGTGGTCCCCCCGCCGTGCCCACCACGCCGACATCTGGAGGAAGGCGAAgaggatggagaggagagggcAGAGCACGAGCAGCGCCCTCGGGAACCCACAAAGTGCTCGGGGTCTTCGGACACTCGGAGTGAAGCCAGGCCCTGAGAAACTTCttgccctgcagccccggggAAGGTCTCCGGCCAGGCAGTCTCTGATAAGGCATTTTCGTCTGGGAGTTGGATCAAACTGCGTCTGAAGAGAGAAGGGACCGGGATGGGGCAGCGCACACGGGTGCGAGGCGGCGAGCACGTGTGTATGCGTGTGCAGCGGTGGGCAAACACGCGGCAGCAAAGCCAAGGCAGTCAACAGCTGGACAAGCCCTGGGCAGGGGTGGGAGAGGACAGGAGGGCTCCGTCCTTGGCTCagtttttctgcaaagctgcccCCGAGCCCCTTCGAGCCTCTCTCCCTGGCTCGGGCCACCGGCACGGCATGAAATACTGACGGTGGTTGGAGTGGCACACCAGGCGCGTGGAGTGGCAGACAGGCACACAGAAGAGTTAAGACAAATCGATGTGAGCTTTGTACAGCGAGGAGCAGCTCCCGGCTGGAGTGTCCGAGGGACTTGGGGACGACAAAATGCCACAGTGATCAGATcgggccaggaggaggaggtgggcacAGGGCAGAGGGGGGAGTCGAGTCCTGGCACCTATCGGCGGTAATGATTGGGAGCGTCTGCAAACATGTACTTGAGTCTGTAGGCTTCAGCGAGCAGGAGTCCGATCTCTTCGTTGCCCCAGTGTATCGTGGGCAGGTTTTGTAACAACATTAGAAGGCCCTGAAAGAGGGGAAGATGCTTAGTTTGGGGGCAGTCGAAGGCAGCACACAGCTCCAGAGCAGGCTCAGggcacagaggcagcagcactcaGTGACTCTCACTCGTCCAAAAGGCTCAGAGGCAGCATGAAGGAGTGCTCGTGTCCCCCTCTGAATGAGGGGAGCGCCTCAGATGCCCCAAACCAGGATGGGGCTTACCGCAACCAAAGCTTGAGCCCAGGGAAGGGCTGGTGTTTGATGTTTGCAGCCTCCAGCTGAGCACGGAGGCTCAGAAGTTACTTTTAGGCAAAAATCCCGAGACCAGACGACCTGGGAGCCAGTCCTGCGATGGTGGGTGACCAGGTCCACGCTGGGCCTAGGGTAattccctcccctcttccccagaGGGAATCACCCCCACTCCCAGGGACTTACTTGGAAGTCTTCCTCATCTAGGATCTCCTTCCGCCACTTGATCAAGAAGGCGGCGCAGACGTACAGGTGGAAATGCGAGAATCCCTCCGGCTCCGACTGCAGACAACAAAAAGCTCTGGGTCAGCTCCCGCAGCTCCGCGAGGCACAGACATCCGATTGTCCCCAGCTACCTGGGAAAGGCCCAGGGGCACGCTGCTTtgttcccctcctctccctgctgcacaaGACCTCCTCCCCACGCTGCACGGGGAACGAGCCCCACAGCGAGCGGCCTGCGTACCTGGTAGGTGTCCCAGAGGCGGATGGTGCAGCGCAGAGGCAGCTCCCTCATCAGCAGGTTGTTCATCCAGCGGAAGGCGAACTGCAGGTATTCGACCTCGTACTTCCTAAAGTGGTTGTGTACCTGCTCTGAAACAGCACGTTTCACTTACACACCTGGGGAGCACCGTGCCCGAGCTCCTGGGCGAGGCACTGCCCCCAGCACACCGGCTTCCTCACACTCCAAGGCTGAGACCTCCTCCCAAATGCCTCCGCTACTCCCCCTGTGCTACCTCGCCAGCAAAGTCCCATCCCCAGGGGCTTTTTGGCCAACCCAAACTTCCACGCCTTGTAGGCGAGCATCAACCCCCTGCGCTAAGGGTGCTACCGGCAAAGGGAGCCTCACGCTGCTGGAAGGGCTCCCGCCCTGCCCAAATCCCCTCGTCACCTACCATCGATCCGGCTGACCAGCTCCTCCAGGGCTTTGACTTTCTTCTGGATCCCCGGCTGTGCAAAAGTGTAGTTATCCTGGGGGGAGAGGCTATCGGTCAGAAGCAGCAGATCTAACACCTAGAAACAACCCACGCCAGAcgcccagctctgcaggaagcCAAGGCAGGCACCAGGCAGCGAGACGTGGCTGCTGAGCACCGGGATCTGCCTGCTGTGAAGTCCCCGGTGGGACAGCGCTGGTTGTACAACTGCAGTGTCTTATTTCCCCAGGATTGTGCCCCCAGATCAGGCCCAACGAAGCAGAAATCTCTGAAACGCTGGGACCTGCTGTCAGAGGACAAACAGCCAGGCAGAGCCTCCTCGATTTTAAACGCTAGGGGTGCTGCAGGTCTGCCTGGCTACTCAAGGGCTGTGCCAGGGATACGGAGCTCTCTCACCCAGAGACAGAGAAGACAACGGTGCTGTACCtaccccaaaaagggggggctTCCCTGCGGCCCCAGAGGCTCACCTGTATCCCGTCCAGCAGTTTGCTCATGCACCAGAAGCTGTCGGCTTCGATGCTCCGTAAAACATCCTGCGACAGGTTCGTCACGTCGAAGTTCTCCACGTCCTCCTCTGCAAAAcagatggggaagagaatcaggaGGGTGGGGCTCACGGGGACAGCCCGGGGCTTTAAGGCTGACTGCATGCAGCTGCCCAACATCTCTGTACAGCAAAAGTTTCCAATTCCAGCACGGAGCCTGACAGCAGTGCCGTGTACTGGAGGGACTGCAGAACCTCTCCTCCTCGAGCTGGGCTAAGAGGAgagctccagccagcagcagcagccccgtgcaTGGAAGAGCCTTGCTGCAAGGGCTGCGTTTGGAGCAGAGACGCCCCCGGGGAGGACAGCAGCCATCGTGCCACTGGCAGAGACATCTGCAGGAGCCGTCACCGCTAAATTGAATCAACGGATGGCAGGGCTGAACGGGCTCATTTCCAAACCCAGATGCTCGGAAGTCAGAACAGGCATCTTTGATCCTGCTTGGAAAGGAGCACGAGATGGAGAGGATGAGCTCAGGGCCACCGTCTTGGCTTAGATAGGCTGCCAAAGGTCGGCAGCACCGTGAAAACCGATGCCACCAGATCCTGGTGGCAGAGGATGGGAAGGGACGGACGGAGCAAACAGCTCCAGCGCTGCTTCCACCTTGGGCAGCGCTCAGCTCCAGAGcatgctgccctgcagagctttAGGACAGGCACAGGCTTCAGCTGCAGTAGTTTGATCTCATACTGCAGaaagctgcttcccagctgtaGGTCATCATCCAAAATTACCAGTCACTCCTCTGCAGCACCCTCAAAGGCTCCAGGTAATTAGCAAGGCAGGCAAAGCCTCTGCGTAGCAGGTATCCATCTCGTTTCCTTATTAACTTCCCccacagcaggaggagcagggacaTGCTAAGGACTGGGTCGAGGCCACACGTGTACAGCCAGGACCAGAGGGAGGGGAGGCTCAGCCACGCCAGCAGCCCATTGCTGGAGGCGAGGCTGCTACGTGAGACGCCAACAGACCGAACAGTAGGAGACCAAGGCGTCAGGCTGGCCTCGTGCCGAGCAGCTAACCCAAGCCTGTGAgctccctcctcctccgcctGCCAGCTCGCAGCAggtcacacacacaccccacgGTGCCCAGAAAGCGGCGATGGCCCTGCCGAGGCAGCCCTTCAGAAGCTCTGATGCCCGAGGAAAGGCAGCTGAGCAGTGGGGCCAGCAGAGcgggtcccttctaacctgaGGCTCTGCGTCCTGCGGACGACAAAACCGctcaggaaggagaggaggcaCAGGAAACCCGATGGGTTGATGATGGAGCAAAAGGCGCTACACAGCACTGAGCGGTACCGGTTCCTTCCCAGCTACGCTGCTGATCTTGTCCTCGAACTCAGCCTGCCACACGGCCAGGCCAGGGGCAGGTAACCACCGAGGCAGACGTACCTCAGGCTTCTGACCTGAAGCCTGGCTTCGAATCCCAGGCTCTTAAGACAGAAGGGGATGGGAGATGTTGCTGAAATGTTGCTTCACTAAATTCAACTCAAATGCAGAGGTCACaagcagagtttttttttttttttcctccagcacaaCTTTCAGAGACGGCTGGAAGGCCACGCTCAGCGAGAAAGCTTCAGAGGATAAAAAGGGCTGGAGGATGGCAAGCAGCGTGGCCCCAGACAGGTCAGTGCAGCACGAGCTCGGCAGCCACACGCAGAGGTGAGCCCCTAGCACGACCCCAACAACACGGTGCATGGTTAGGAGAAGTCACAGCAGGTACCCGCAGGCAGCTCCAGCGCTTCGGGGCAGATCTCTTCCTGCACAGACAACTCGCTCTTTACCTCCCAGGAAAGAGAATTCACTGCAGGTGGTAGCAGAGCCCCAcgctgtgctttttttccctccttcgGACTGCAAGGAGCAATGGCACGTCGCAGACATCAGCCCTGGCCACACGGGCTACCACGGGGGAAACCAAGGTGGCTTTCCTCTTTGCAACGTCCTCAAAGGCCACAGATCACTACTGGCTCACAAAGCCCTGGCTAGGAAGTGGAAGGTTTCCAGTGACTTCAACGAGCTTTGGATCAGACCCTACAATATTTGTCAGGCAGGATTTCTCTGTCACTAATGGAGTCTTAGGaaatcctttttcctcctcctggcagTGAAAAATAAGAGACTTTAGGCATAAGGATTACGGCACCCTGGCGTTTATGTCAACCCCAAAACACAGCTAGCGCTggggaaagaataaaaacccTCTAAGTGAAAAGGACTTGAGCTCGGGCTGAAAGCACCGGGCTGACAAGAAAGCCACAAGCAGCAGGGAAAAGTCGAAACTCTCCGCTTGACAGACACACCTGTACTGGCAGCACAGGACAGGAATCGTTCTTTAAATGGTTTATTTTACATTCTCGGCGGGGTCTCTTTATACTTCACTCTCCCTAGAGCAAGGGCGAGCTCCAAATTCAGGCTCTGAGGGGAAgatcctccccctcccccagctcTGGGCACCGGGCCTTTGACAAAACTCCCCCGGTGCCTCCGAGGCCCCATCCTCCTCCAAGCCAAGCACATTGAAATGCAAATCCACCCCGAGCACTTCAACTTGCGAGGAGCTCAGCGAGGTTACCAAACCGAAGGCGACTCAAGCAGGCAGCAAAGACAACTCTGAGGTCAAGACGCATCCCCAGCGTGACCCAGGAGCTGCGGAGGAACACATCCCCTCCAGCAAGGCGAGCTTTTGGGATGCCAGCACCTCGCACCATTTCAACCGCTGCGGTTGGGAGGCAGCTTCAAGCAGCGACCGTCACTTGTGTCACTTACCGACGTATTCAGAGAGGAACACAACAAAGAATGGAGTGACCAGGTCATTGATGCCCTGCACATAGCCGCTGGCTGGGTGTCGAATGGCCCAGATAAACAGGATTCTTTCAAAGATCtaggggagaaggaaggaaagcaggtACCTGCGTTAGCCGTGCacaaaggaaaggcagaaaagcaaaaccgCTAAGCTCAGAGAGCAAAGGTCATGCGCTGACAGGCTCTTCTGCAGCAGTACGGCTAAGGTAAGAAGCACGCCAGCCCTAAGAGAGAACCCTCTGTGAGCCACAGGTTCCCACAAAGCCAATCCACTCTTCCCAGAGGAAGAAGCCCCCGTCTCCTCCTCAAAGCCTCTGCTTGAAGAGCCGCAGAAGGCAGCTTCCCAAGAGCCACACGCCGTGCTGAACGTCACACGGACACCTACGGTCGTTCTCTGGGCTCCTGGTCCAGCAGCTACCAGCACAGCGCTCCCAGCGAAACGTCACGGACCAGGGCAGTTCCCCCACAGCAGCTTCTCCGCCAACAACCTCGGTCTGTTATTACCTCCTGGCCACCTCTCACACCCGGCCCTGCCCGGGTTCCTCACAAGCCACTTCACACGGAAGTGGTTTTGTAGCAAAAACACGACCGATGTCCTGCTCCGCTTCAAAAATGTGTTTCCAAAAGGCAGCTTCAGGACTCTGACCAACCCTTGGCTACGTTTTGTCAAAAAACAAGGTTGATCTCATAATCCTCGGTCTCTAAGGCTGACACGTTTCCCAAACCTGGGGCACAACCAGGCAGTTTAAGCAGGAATTTGCTGATCAGGAGCCATCGGGAGCTGTCAGGCAGGGAGGTCCTACAGAGCTCGCTCAGTCTGAGGGCAGCGCTGGGCTGACCCCGCACACAAACAGCCCGACCCCACGGCGACGTGGGGCAGGAGCCTCGCTCCCCCTTACCTCCTGGACGAGCGGCTGCTGGAAAAGGGGGATGAGCGGGTTGGTCCTTGGAATGTCGATGTGGATCTGGAAAACAGCACAGGTTGTACGCACCAGCCATACTTCCAAGGGGCACAATAACAGCACAGGCCACCCAGCGGCACACCCCAGGCAAGAGCTGGGCTCGCTGACGAGCATTGTGAGGGTACCGATGGCAGCTGCACAGAGAAAGCCATCTACAATTTTATCTCCGGTCTCCTTTGCTCAGGTCTGGTGATCAGAGGCGGGCTGGGAAAGAGCTGGGGTCAGAAATCCCGTTATTTTGGTCAATTTAGGGGAGGATTAATCCAGAATTTGTAAGGAAGAGGACAGAAACGCGGTGCCCTGTCCCTGAGGGGAAGGCTCCTACCAGCTAACGGGCAGAAGTCAGCCTAGCACGACCCCAAGTGCACGGGCAAGCAGCAGccaaggggaggaaagggacgCAGCAGGGCAGAAagccgggcagcgggggggtACCTGGCGGTAAGTGTCTTGGTGGTGCTCCTCGTTCCGGGAATCGTAGTACTGCTGGATGAAGCCGAAGTACTCCTCCCGCTTGCGCTGCAAAGTCAGCTTCCGCCGCTCCATGTTGGCGGGGAGATAACCCTGCGGCAGGAAACCCCACGTCACGGCAGACCCTCAACCCCGGCCACAAACCAGCCCCCGAAATCCCGCCAGGCCGCTGCGCACCTGGAAGCGTCGGGCACGCGGACCCTGGGGCCGGGGAAAAGAGCGTTTGTGGGTTTGGGCTTTTTCCCAGCCCCCAGTGCCTTTTCCGAGTTGGGTACAACCCAACTTTCCAGGATTCGGTTTCCCAAAAGAGAACAAACCACGTTCCCAGCACCTGCTCGAAGAGGATTTCGGCGATTACGCTCCCTGGCCAAAAAACCTACAGCTCGCCCGTAGGCTGGGCAGAGGAACAGCACGAGCAAACCCGGCCCTGGGACACACGAAGGTGTAGGAACGCGTGTCCCGAGCTCAGCCCAGGCTGCCACATTTCCCCTCCCGACTCCTGCCCCGCAGCTGCTAGTAACTCACTGAGAGGAGACGCCACGTCACGGGCCGGACCTCCCTGGGCACGCCGGGCCAGCTGCATTTCCTCAGCTCATCTGCAAACGGACAGTGGTGGCAATGGATTAGATCCTAGGCGCGTCCAGGCACCACTACACCTAGAAGGAGAGGAAAGCCCagtctgctcctgcaggctctgGAGACACTGAGCCTCCACGAAGGCTCCAGGTCGGCAGCGACCGGGGACGTGGGCGCGCAGGGACGCTTCCAGCCCGCCGTGGGCTGCCGGGGCTCCGAGCCGCCGCTCCCCCTCACAGCTGGGCTCGGCTCTCATGCAGAACCCAACAGCCCCCCCCCTGTGGCCCCAGCATCATTTGTGAGACGGAGAAAGGCTGGaaacaggcaggcagcaggtggaggaggTTATCATCTGCCAACAGAGCGATTCCTGCGGCTACCCCGCTTGTAGCGTTGCTGGCAGGAACTTTTTCCAGCCTGGAGCAGACGCTGTTTCAACCTGTAACCGTGCTTTTTCCACGGGTcccccctctgcctcctcctccccgcccaCAGGCGCCCCCGTTGCCACTCACCCAGGTCCGTGTTGTGGCTGGAAAGAAGCTGCCGGAACTTCTCCAGGCGGGTTTTCTCCCTCACCGTCATGGGGGGAGCACCCGAAGCGTTTTGGTCGGAGATTCGGGCGACGAGAGGAATGACGGGCCGGAGGGGGAGGGACTGCTGCTTCTGAAGGGGGCTCCGCACGCAGGCCTCCTCTGCGAGGAACAGGGGCCACGgtgagggcaggaaggggacGGCACCTCTCCGACCCCACCGTGCTCCGCTGACCACTGCCGGAGGCTCGCCACTGCAGCTGTCACCTCTCCTCCCCAGTCCCAGCACACAGAGCACCGGCGGCCCGCAgagatctgctgctgctcttccatcGCTCCCcctcatttctttcccttccttcctcccgcGTCCCCCCAGACCTGCCCAGACTTCCCCCACCACGTGCGAGGCAAGGCAGGAGGAAGCCGCGGGGACCCCCAAAGGAACCGACCTCCAGACCTGCCTCTCTCACCTCTCATTTAAACAGCAGCTGAGCTAATTGCGAGCGCAGAGAGAGGCGGCGGAGGGCTGCCAATGCCACCTGCTGGCAGCGGGGACACCCAGAGCACGGCCTGGGGcaaggcagagggagcaggggcCGATGCCTGGTTCCCTGCCCGAGCTGTACCCGCCGGGCTCATCCCAACCTCGATTAAAGGCAGCACATCGCGACCAAGAATTTAAACTTCCAAAACCCCTGAGAGCCCAGGAAACGGGACCCTGGAGGACAGGGATGCCTGTATGCAGGATATCGAAGCAGAGATTGACGTGGAAGTGGAAGAGAACGGTTCCTTGGAGCACAGGATGCTACGAAGGAGCGAGCGAACGCCGCTGTTGGGCACACGCGTTGTGCCCCAGCCTCTCGGCCACCACACGCGACAAGCAGCAAGAGGCTGGGCTCAGCAGTCAGCCGGGAGAGCGCAGGAGCCGGAGGCTGCTCTTACCGGCCGTCCTGGAGAGCTGGGCCTCGCTGCTGGACTTGCTGACCTTGCAGTTGGTGGGCACGTCGCTGAACGCAGCCGGGGCCCGCTCGGGCTTCGCCCGCAGCTTGCTGTGGTTCTCCAGGACCTGGGCCGCCGTGGCCTTGGCCACTTTAGAGTTCAGAGTTtgcaaagaggaggaggaggaggaagagaagtcCTCGTCTTCATCGTCGCCGATGTCCCAGGCATCGCTGGTGTTGCGGGCGAACTCGTGGAAGCTGGAGGCCTTCTTGCTTTTCATGGGCAGCGCGTTGACCTTGGAGCGGTCCTTGATGAAGCTGGAAGCCAGAGAGAAACAGCATCAGAGCCGTGCCGTCAGACCagcctgttttctttccttccctgtgcCCTAGCTCCAAGTAAGCTTCTTCCAGCTTCCCGGTTGCTCCTCTCAAACCCAGGGCATGCGCTGAGCCTCTCCAGCCTGCCCGAGCCGGCGCGCTATCAGGGCACGGAAGGCCACGGTGCCAAGaagcagctggagagctgccaGGCTCCTCGGCTCAGAAGGGCaaacgagagagagagagaggcgcacagctcctccagctctgcctccccccaGTCCCTACAAAAACCCAGGTACTAACACACAGAAAAAGCCCTGCGACCTGGGGAGAGGCATGGCAGAGCCCGGACAAAGCCCGGCTGCGCCCCTCGACGCTGCTGGCAGGGGACCGACGGGGCTGTTCCTTCCCTCGGGTGCAGGAGGAGCCCTGGCATTCACCCTCACGCCGCAGAAGTCAAAGTCCACCAGCCGAAGCGTCACAAAGAGGGGAACCGTCACCGCTACGCGGCCCGGACAGGGACGAGGAGGCCGCGCAGAGCGGCGCTGCCATCCCGCTGCCCGCGCCCTGCTGCCGGGCGCCTTCACCTCGCCCTTCCCACGGCTCTTCCCTCTCCAAAGGGCACGGGCGCTGAGGAACGTGCCCGTCTCTCCTTTGCTGTGTCTGAGGCAGATTTCTGCCTGCAAAGGGCGCCAGCAGGTGAGATTCCCCCGCAAGCTTTCACGGAGCCCAGGGCAGCACCGCGCGCCCCTGCTGCTCTTTTTGCACGTGCCCAAACCGCGCGGGGCAGAGGGGACGCGCAGAAGCTGCGGGGCCATGTCGGCATCCCCAGCAACGCGGACTGGGACACGGGCTGCCAGcgagagggaggagggggagcgtTGCAATTCCAGGGGACGCTGGAGccctccacctgctgcaggACCAAGCCCCAAAGCTGCACAGCGAAGGGGCTGCGGCCCCGGGAGGTACGCGACACTCACTTTTTGGTGAGGCGGGGATCCAGGGGAGGATGCTGCGCTCCGTAGACAGGTTGAATgctgcaggaagaaagaaaaaggagacgGTGCAAAAAGCCCCAGGGCACCACGAGCAGTCTGCTCGGCCTAGACCGGGGCCGCGCTTCTTGCGCGCTTTTGGGAGCCCAACGCAGACCGAAAGCAGCTTCAGTAAGCTTCTGCCGTCAAAGCCTCAGAGCCAAAGCGCCACATTCAGCTGAAGATTTGGTCTTTGCAGCCGCAAAGAGGAGCCTTGTTTAACCTCTTCGGTTCTCTCCAGCCTGAGCTGGGATTTGGGATCTCGAGCCGGGGGGCAGagagctgccctgtgctgcgccgccgcctccctccccctcACCCCGCATCTCAACGCCCTCCCCGAACACCGAAATTCATCCTCCCCTCCCTCAGAGGGCTTTGCACGTTTGGGATTTCACACTCCTGAGCCCTCCGGAGCAGGGGAGGGCTCTGCCCGGTGAGGCTGGGACACCTCAGCGCTCGAGCTTCGCTCCCCGCGCCGACgctcaggctggcagccagcaccAGAGCCCAGCAGCCGCCGGTACGGTCCGGGGCTCGACGCGGGTCCAAATCCCAGCTCACAGCAGCCGCCTCCCGCGCGGTCTGCTGTGAgacacggccccggccccgcctgCGAGGGGACAGGGAGCCCGAGGGCTGCACGGGGAGCACGGCCTCAAGAAGGAGCTGGCAGGCACATGCACACCACTGCTCCTCCAGGCTCTGGCCGCGAGACAGATCCCGAGCCACGAGCTCCCTTCGGG
The sequence above is a segment of the Anser cygnoides isolate HZ-2024a breed goose chromosome 25, Taihu_goose_T2T_genome, whole genome shotgun sequence genome. Coding sequences within it:
- the TBC1D22B gene encoding TBC1 domain family member 22B isoform X2, producing MAAESGRHFWKRSAKLPGSFIKDRSKVNALPMKSKKASSFHEFARNTSDAWDIGDDEDEDFSSSSSSSLQTLNSKVAKATAAQVLENHSKLRAKPERAPAAFSDVPTNCKVSKSSSEAQLSRTAEEACVRSPLQKQQSLPLRPVIPLVARISDQNASGAPPMTVREKTRLEKFRQLLSSHNTDLDELRKCSWPGVPREVRPVTWRLLSGYLPANMERRKLTLQRKREEYFGFIQQYYDSRNEEHHQDTYRQIHIDIPRTNPLIPLFQQPLVQEIFERILFIWAIRHPASGYVQGINDLVTPFFVVFLSEYVEEDVENFDVTNLSQDVLRSIEADSFWCMSKLLDGIQDNYTFAQPGIQKKVKALEELVSRIDEQVHNHFRKYEVEYLQFAFRWMNNLLMRELPLRCTIRLWDTYQSEPEGFSHFHLYVCAAFLIKWRKEILDEEDFQGLLMLLQNLPTIHWGNEEIGLLLAEAYRLKRSLIQLPDENALSETAWPETFPGAAGQEVSQGLASLRVSEDPEHFVGSRGRCSCSALSSPSSSPSSRCRRGGHGGGTTPPTRASNDARRLAETFCDRRAVGTAPPGVGGAGASSTPPAKPPLLQGVLCILCSCVYGSKMYNISLLFVADMILYL
- the TBC1D22B gene encoding TBC1 domain family member 22B isoform X1, with product MAAESGRHFWKRSAKLPGSIQPVYGAQHPPLDPRLTKNFIKDRSKVNALPMKSKKASSFHEFARNTSDAWDIGDDEDEDFSSSSSSSLQTLNSKVAKATAAQVLENHSKLRAKPERAPAAFSDVPTNCKVSKSSSEAQLSRTAEEACVRSPLQKQQSLPLRPVIPLVARISDQNASGAPPMTVREKTRLEKFRQLLSSHNTDLDELRKCSWPGVPREVRPVTWRLLSGYLPANMERRKLTLQRKREEYFGFIQQYYDSRNEEHHQDTYRQIHIDIPRTNPLIPLFQQPLVQEIFERILFIWAIRHPASGYVQGINDLVTPFFVVFLSEYVEEDVENFDVTNLSQDVLRSIEADSFWCMSKLLDGIQDNYTFAQPGIQKKVKALEELVSRIDEQVHNHFRKYEVEYLQFAFRWMNNLLMRELPLRCTIRLWDTYQSEPEGFSHFHLYVCAAFLIKWRKEILDEEDFQGLLMLLQNLPTIHWGNEEIGLLLAEAYRLKRSLIQLPDENALSETAWPETFPGAAGQEVSQGLASLRVSEDPEHFVGSRGRCSCSALSSPSSSPSSRCRRGGHGGGTTPPTRASNDARRLAETFCDRRAVGTAPPGVGGAGASSTPPAKPPLLQGVLCILCSCVYGSKMYNISLLFVADMILYL
- the TBC1D22B gene encoding TBC1 domain family member 22B isoform X3; amino-acid sequence: MAAESGRHFWKRSAKLPGSIQPVYGAQHPPLDPRLTKNFIKDRSKVNALPMKSKKASSFHEFARNTSDAWDIGDDEDEDFSSSSSSSLQTLNSKVAKATAAQVLENHSKLRAKPERAPAAFSDVPTNCKVSKSSSEAQLSRTAEEACVRSPLQKQQSLPLRPVIPLVARISDQNASGAPPMTVREKTRLEKFRQLLSSHNTDLDELRKCSWPGVPREVRPVTWRLLSGYLPANMERRKLTLQRKREEYFGFIQQYYDSRNEEHHQDTYRQIHIDIPRTNPLIPLFQQPLVQEIFERILFIWAIRHPASGYVQGINDLVTPFFVVFLSEYVEEDVENFDVTNLSQDVLRSIEADSFWCMSKLLDGIQDNYTFAQPGIQKKVKALEELVSRIDEQVHNHFRKYEVEYLQFAFRWMNNLLMRELPLRCTIRLWDTYQSEPEGFSHFHLYVCAAFLIKWRKEILDEEDFQGLLMLLQNLPTIHWGNEEIGLLLAEAYRLKYMFADAPNHYRR
- the TBC1D22B gene encoding TBC1 domain family member 22B isoform X4, with the translated sequence MAAESGRHFWKRSAKLPGSFIKDRSKVNALPMKSKKASSFHEFARNTSDAWDIGDDEDEDFSSSSSSSLQTLNSKVAKATAAQVLENHSKLRAKPERAPAAFSDVPTNCKVSKSSSEAQLSRTAEEACVRSPLQKQQSLPLRPVIPLVARISDQNASGAPPMTVREKTRLEKFRQLLSSHNTDLDELRKCSWPGVPREVRPVTWRLLSGYLPANMERRKLTLQRKREEYFGFIQQYYDSRNEEHHQDTYRQIHIDIPRTNPLIPLFQQPLVQEIFERILFIWAIRHPASGYVQGINDLVTPFFVVFLSEYVEEDVENFDVTNLSQDVLRSIEADSFWCMSKLLDGIQDNYTFAQPGIQKKVKALEELVSRIDEQVHNHFRKYEVEYLQFAFRWMNNLLMRELPLRCTIRLWDTYQSEPEGFSHFHLYVCAAFLIKWRKEILDEEDFQGLLMLLQNLPTIHWGNEEIGLLLAEAYRLKYMFADAPNHYRR